In one window of Deltaproteobacteria bacterium DNA:
- a CDS encoding uridine kinase has product MLDRRTYSNEYLNALRPNANPYRMLPDATVIKIGGQSVMDRGAVAVMPVVEQIRAAVKAGQQLIVCTGGGTRSRHIYQLAVDLGLPPGILAKAGEAVAKQNARMIQMLLSDCGSVHVHGENLEELPAFLRAGSLPVLSGMPPYEYWTRPPSDGRIPDERTDVGTYLLAEVMGVKRCVFVKDEDTLYDDDPKRNPNAKKIETGRVSEIEASNLKDMIIERVLLKMLREARFVKKIQVVNALRPGQLTAALAGEPVGFTFDGGA; this is encoded by the coding sequence ATGCTCGATCGGCGTACCTATTCGAACGAATACCTGAACGCGCTTCGGCCGAACGCGAATCCCTACCGGATGCTTCCCGACGCCACGGTCATCAAGATCGGCGGCCAGAGCGTGATGGACCGCGGTGCCGTGGCCGTCATGCCGGTGGTGGAACAGATTCGCGCGGCCGTAAAGGCGGGGCAGCAGCTCATCGTCTGCACCGGCGGCGGCACGCGCTCGCGTCATATCTATCAGCTCGCCGTGGACCTCGGCCTGCCGCCGGGCATCCTCGCCAAGGCCGGCGAAGCGGTGGCCAAGCAGAACGCGCGCATGATCCAGATGTTGCTTTCCGACTGCGGATCGGTGCACGTGCACGGCGAGAACCTCGAGGAGCTGCCCGCGTTTTTGCGCGCCGGATCGCTGCCCGTGCTCTCGGGCATGCCGCCCTACGAATACTGGACGCGCCCGCCGTCGGACGGACGCATTCCCGACGAACGCACTGACGTGGGCACGTACCTGCTCGCCGAGGTGATGGGCGTGAAGCGGTGCGTCTTCGTCAAGGACGAGGACACGCTCTACGACGACGACCCCAAGCGCAATCCGAACGCGAAGAAGATCGAAACCGGGCGTGTGTCCGAAATCGAAGCCTCGAATCTCAAGGACATGATCATCGAGCGCGTACTGCTGAAGATGCTGCGCGAGGCGCGTTTCGTGAAAAAGATCCAGGTTGTCAACGCGCTGCGTCCCGGGCAGCTCACGGCGGCGCTCGCCGGCGAACCGGTGGGCTTCACCTTCGACGGCGGGGCGTGA
- a CDS encoding IPT/TIG domain-containing protein: protein MFRMRCMLALALLVATAISAHGATVTLDNEDMEYDSRKPGFVVDADGNIHTANRGYWDGGPVGWGNNYNLIYHMVESATGDELIDDTWLTVGDEQARVQFIRLADGKLAVIYHETADEVYLAVLDPSLHDQDGSDANATATTPVADGGNTGNGTMSAVQTGAAVTQTETWTVEYDGTEWTVTGSVSGELADTLVGVSGNYLPENNGEATPVAFTLTNGGTGFVSGDQFTFSTTASPILVEPATPLSLGGSDFSHAARAALTSDDRLFVVWRTGGYETNDSELNSRIVTPGGTMETIDQIDDFGSTERFADYGQNYVEVVSNGIGQHVLFSNYDQATYSDLVTILRYVVIDPLSKSDVVAYTPVRFNVYGSDYNGARRPVFRTLPNGNAFLAFQDYIDDDGFSQLFTTIFDPSSAGEDGDPLVEPVTPTADGGNTGNGTMTDVQVSLSAPAGTVSWTVTCTDDSVAGSEEWSVEDGAKTAYADATTGVAYTTETGAVLFEIAAGSTDFVVGDEFTFTTVNDAVIVEATNLDSTRNFHHPEAHVDPNGSGIFLSFAEGDNASASDDEIFYAVLGYDGQVLEGPEQVSNSDSGSDYIDWTFESAIGLAGGKVAIAWTQYFSTADEVSQILALETNPVDFPTIASVAPASADEGVETEIVITGTNFATGVAVWVGDNELTTVTRDSATQITATVPGTLAEDTYDVKAENPDTLFAVAADAFEVTASSTDDDTDDDSDDDSDDDSDDDSDDDAGGDDDAADDDASGGDDDDDDDGGCCGC from the coding sequence ATGTTCCGAATGAGGTGCATGCTTGCCCTTGCTCTCTTGGTCGCGACGGCCATCTCGGCCCACGGCGCGACGGTCACGCTCGACAACGAAGACATGGAATACGATTCCCGCAAGCCGGGTTTCGTCGTCGATGCGGACGGAAACATCCACACGGCGAACCGGGGTTACTGGGACGGCGGCCCGGTCGGCTGGGGCAATAACTACAATTTGATCTATCACATGGTCGAGTCGGCCACGGGCGACGAGCTGATCGACGACACGTGGCTGACCGTCGGCGACGAACAGGCCCGCGTTCAGTTCATCCGGCTGGCCGACGGAAAACTCGCCGTCATCTATCACGAAACGGCCGATGAGGTTTATCTGGCGGTTCTCGATCCGAGTCTCCACGACCAGGACGGGTCCGACGCGAACGCCACGGCGACGACCCCGGTGGCCGACGGCGGAAACACCGGCAACGGAACGATGAGCGCTGTCCAAACCGGCGCGGCGGTCACGCAGACGGAAACCTGGACTGTGGAATACGACGGTACGGAATGGACCGTCACCGGCAGCGTCAGCGGGGAACTCGCCGACACGCTGGTCGGAGTCTCCGGCAACTACCTTCCCGAAAATAACGGCGAAGCCACCCCGGTGGCGTTCACGCTCACCAACGGCGGCACCGGCTTCGTCTCCGGCGACCAGTTCACCTTCTCCACGACGGCCAGTCCGATCCTGGTTGAACCGGCGACGCCGCTTTCGTTAGGCGGCAGCGATTTCAGTCATGCCGCGCGCGCCGCACTGACGTCGGATGATCGGCTCTTCGTGGTGTGGCGCACCGGCGGCTATGAGACGAATGACAGCGAACTCAACAGCCGCATCGTCACGCCCGGCGGGACCATGGAGACCATCGACCAGATCGACGACTTCGGGTCGACCGAGCGGTTCGCCGATTACGGACAGAACTACGTCGAGGTCGTCTCCAACGGCATCGGCCAGCACGTGCTGTTTTCGAATTACGATCAGGCGACGTACTCGGATCTCGTGACGATCCTGCGCTATGTGGTGATCGATCCGCTCTCGAAGAGCGACGTTGTCGCCTATACCCCCGTCCGGTTCAACGTGTACGGCTCCGACTACAACGGCGCGCGGCGGCCCGTCTTCCGCACGCTCCCCAACGGCAACGCCTTTCTGGCGTTTCAGGACTACATCGATGACGACGGCTTCTCTCAGCTTTTCACCACGATCTTCGACCCGTCCTCCGCGGGGGAAGACGGCGATCCGCTGGTCGAACCGGTGACCCCGACCGCCGACGGAGGGAACACCGGCAACGGAACCATGACCGATGTCCAGGTGTCGCTTTCGGCCCCGGCCGGCACGGTATCGTGGACGGTGACCTGCACCGACGACAGCGTCGCGGGCAGCGAGGAGTGGTCGGTGGAAGACGGCGCGAAGACCGCATACGCCGACGCGACGACGGGCGTTGCGTACACGACGGAGACGGGTGCCGTTCTTTTCGAGATTGCGGCGGGCAGCACGGATTTCGTCGTCGGCGACGAGTTCACCTTCACGACCGTCAACGACGCGGTCATCGTGGAAGCGACGAATCTCGACAGCACCCGCAACTTCCACCACCCCGAAGCCCACGTCGATCCGAACGGATCGGGGATCTTCCTGAGCTTCGCCGAAGGGGACAACGCCTCCGCGTCCGACGACGAGATCTTCTACGCGGTCCTCGGTTATGACGGCCAGGTTCTGGAGGGCCCGGAACAGGTGTCCAACTCCGACAGCGGGTCGGACTATATCGATTGGACCTTCGAATCCGCCATCGGTCTCGCGGGCGGCAAGGTCGCTATCGCCTGGACTCAGTATTTTTCCACGGCCGATGAGGTCTCTCAGATTCTCGCGCTCGAGACCAACCCGGTGGATTTCCCGACCATCGCGTCGGTTGCGCCGGCGTCGGCCGACGAGGGTGTCGAGACCGAGATCGTTATCACCGGGACGAACTTCGCCACGGGCGTTGCGGTGTGGGTCGGCGACAACGAGCTGACGACCGTGACGCGCGACTCGGCCACGCAGATCACGGCGACGGTGCCGGGGACGCTGGCGGAGGATACCTACGACGTGAAAGCGGAGAACCCCGACACGCTCTTCGCCGTGGCGGCGGATGCCTTCGAGGTCACGGCCTCGTCCACCGACGACGACACCGACGACGATAGCGACGACGACTCGGATGACGACTCGGATGACGACTCGGACGACGACGCGGGCGGCGATGACGACGCGGCCGACGACGATGCGTCGGGCGGCGACGACGATGACGACGACGACGGCGGCTGCTGCGGCTGCTGA